A single window of Ignavibacteriota bacterium DNA harbors:
- a CDS encoding endonuclease III, translating into MKLLEKINLLLINYFGVPPRSKKLPATIDLLIATILSQNTNDKNSFRAFQNLKNNFNSWNEVRNSEISNIENTIKIAGLGFQKASAIKNLLEELYISESNYKMKLLAELSVEDSINYLTKFKGIGVKTASCVLLFSMDRNVCPVDTHVNRTLNRIGVVKTISPDKTFFEINKNLPEGIAHSLHTNLIRLGREICKPQNYNCVICPLKKICKYEPKSFLPKNRSKDRSFMLLDNV; encoded by the coding sequence ATGAAATTATTAGAAAAGATAAATTTACTTTTAATTAATTACTTTGGGGTTCCACCGCGCTCAAAAAAATTACCTGCCACAATTGATCTTTTAATCGCAACAATTCTTTCACAAAATACAAACGATAAAAATTCATTTCGTGCATTTCAAAATTTGAAAAATAATTTTAATAGTTGGAATGAAGTTAGAAATTCGGAAATATCAAATATTGAAAATACAATTAAGATTGCCGGCTTGGGCTTTCAAAAAGCATCAGCGATTAAAAATTTATTGGAAGAATTATATATAAGTGAAAGCAATTATAAAATGAAATTGCTAGCTGAATTAAGCGTTGAAGATTCGATAAACTATTTAACAAAATTTAAGGGAATTGGAGTGAAAACCGCTAGCTGTGTTTTGCTTTTTTCAATGGATAGAAATGTTTGTCCGGTTGATACGCACGTAAACAGAACGTTAAACAGAATCGGTGTTGTTAAAACCATTTCACCCGATAAAACATTTTTTGAAATTAATAAAAATCTGCCGGAAGGAATTGCTCATTCTTTGCACACAAATTTAATTAGGCTCGGACGCGAAATTTGTAAACCCCAAAATTATAATTGCGTAATTTGTCCGCTTAAAAAAATATGTAAATATGAACCTAAGTCATTTTTACCAAAAAATAGATCTAAAGACAGATCATTTATGCTTTTGGACAATGTTTAA
- a CDS encoding dehydrogenase E1 component subunit alpha/beta, producing MKENKVNQSVNNNGTKKLSDENLIEVLKMMITSRTMDIKIMNMLKQGKSYFHLPSSGHEATQIAFGMLMNKGVDWAYPYYRDMAFMIGLGTKIEDILLHQLAKEDDPMTGGRQMSCHWASKEYNVPTQSSPTGTQFLQAVGTALAQKKSGNNSVTYVSGGEGTTSEGEFHEAVNWASREKIPVIFVIQNNKWAISVPVENQTAGKNASISAMMNGYDSLLKFCIDGTDFLKAHETAEQAFEYARSGKGPVLVEAKTIRLFSHSTSDDQSKYRPKDSLEEDLQNDPLNKFSNYLIKNGIITEENIENLKKEISKKVNDAADWAYSRPEPDVKNVKKYVYDESGKKNKLKYYESKSVGIPIVMVDAINHALREEMERNNKIYIFGEDVADGKGGVFTATKGLSTKFGNERVFNSPLAEASILGVAIGMAIAGKKPCVEIQFGDYIWPAFMQIRDELVMLRYRSNNKFEAPVVIRVAVGGYINGGLYHSQNIEAFFAHMPGLLIAYPSNAADAKGLLKTSLRLNDPVLFLEHKGLYRQSYATKPEPDADYLIPFGKANITREGNDLTVVTYGAMVHETEFAAKILTDEGYSVEIVDIRTINPLDTETIFNSVKKTGKVIVIHEDTLTAGFGAEIASRISEECFEYLDGPVKRYAALDTPIAFHPKLEREILPSRNKIYNEIKKLLEY from the coding sequence ATGAAAGAAAATAAAGTTAATCAATCGGTAAATAATAACGGAACAAAAAAACTTTCGGACGAAAATTTGATTGAAGTTCTTAAAATGATGATTACTTCCAGAACTATGGATATAAAAATTATGAATATGTTGAAGCAAGGGAAATCATATTTTCATCTGCCGTCATCCGGACACGAAGCCACGCAAATTGCCTTCGGAATGCTGATGAATAAAGGAGTTGATTGGGCGTATCCTTATTACAGAGATATGGCTTTTATGATTGGACTTGGAACTAAAATAGAAGATATATTACTTCATCAATTAGCAAAAGAAGATGATCCAATGACGGGAGGAAGACAAATGTCGTGTCACTGGGCGTCAAAAGAATATAATGTTCCAACTCAATCAAGTCCGACGGGCACGCAGTTTTTACAAGCAGTGGGAACCGCACTGGCTCAAAAAAAATCGGGTAATAATTCTGTTACATATGTTAGCGGCGGTGAAGGAACAACGAGCGAAGGTGAATTTCATGAAGCTGTAAACTGGGCAAGCAGAGAAAAAATTCCAGTGATTTTTGTCATTCAAAACAATAAATGGGCAATCTCCGTTCCTGTAGAAAATCAAACCGCGGGAAAAAATGCCTCTATTTCCGCTATGATGAACGGATATGATAGTTTGTTAAAATTTTGTATTGACGGAACTGACTTTTTAAAAGCACATGAAACGGCTGAACAAGCATTTGAATATGCCAGAAGCGGAAAAGGTCCGGTTTTAGTTGAAGCAAAAACTATAAGATTATTTTCTCATTCAACTTCAGATGATCAAAGTAAATATAGACCCAAAGATTCTCTTGAAGAAGATTTACAAAATGATCCGTTAAATAAATTTTCAAATTATCTAATTAAAAATGGAATTATAACGGAAGAAAATATTGAAAATTTAAAAAAGGAAATTTCAAAAAAAGTAAATGATGCTGCTGATTGGGCATATTCTAGACCAGAGCCTGATGTGAAAAATGTTAAAAAATATGTTTATGATGAAAGCGGCAAAAAAAATAAATTGAAATATTATGAAAGTAAATCAGTTGGAATTCCAATAGTAATGGTTGACGCAATAAATCATGCTTTGCGCGAAGAAATGGAGAGGAACAATAAAATCTATATTTTCGGTGAAGATGTTGCTGATGGAAAAGGTGGAGTTTTTACAGCGACTAAAGGATTATCTACAAAGTTTGGTAATGAAAGAGTTTTTAATTCTCCTTTGGCCGAAGCAAGTATTTTAGGAGTTGCGATAGGAATGGCAATCGCGGGCAAAAAGCCTTGTGTTGAAATTCAATTCGGAGATTATATTTGGCCTGCTTTTATGCAGATACGCGATGAACTTGTTATGCTGAGATATCGTTCCAATAATAAATTTGAAGCGCCGGTCGTAATTCGCGTTGCTGTTGGCGGATATATTAACGGCGGACTTTATCACAGCCAAAATATTGAAGCTTTCTTTGCGCATATGCCGGGACTGCTGATTGCTTATCCATCAAACGCGGCAGACGCGAAAGGATTGCTTAAAACATCACTTAGATTAAATGATCCCGTTTTATTTCTTGAGCATAAAGGATTATATAGACAAAGTTACGCTACAAAACCTGAACCCGACGCTGATTACTTAATTCCCTTTGGCAAGGCAAATATTACAAGAGAAGGTAATGATCTTACGGTTGTAACTTACGGCGCGATGGTTCATGAAACTGAATTTGCGGCTAAAATATTGACTGATGAAGGTTATTCCGTTGAGATTGTAGATATTAGAACAATAAATCCTTTGGATACTGAAACAATTTTTAATTCGGTTAAAAAAACCGGAAAAGTTATTGTGATTCATGAAGATACATTAACTGCCGGATTTGGTGCGGAAATTGCCTCAAGAATTTCTGAAGAATGTTTTGAATATTTAGATGGTCCGGTAAAACGCTATGCGGCGTTGGATACGCCAATTGCTTTTCATCCAAAATTGGAAAGAGAAATTTTACCATCAAGAAATAAAATATATAATGAAATAAAAAAATTATTAGAATATTAG
- the lipB gene encoding lipoyl(octanoyl) transferase LipB, producing MEYNFAERKLLVCDLSLIKYQTAWEIQKKYFEARSHEKIKDIIFICEHPHTYTLGKVADKKNLLLDDKMLKEKNIDVFEIDRGGDITYHGPGQIVGYPIINLANWKKDTHLYLRALEEVLMLTCIDYGLIPSRIEKYTGVWIEDRKICAIGIKVSRWITMHGFAFNVNTDLSNFDGIIPCGISDKEVTSLSREIVRQFDINEVKQKILKNFEQVFSYTQIENISNEELENSVKN from the coding sequence ATGGAATATAACTTCGCAGAAAGAAAATTATTGGTTTGCGATTTAAGTTTAATTAAATATCAAACTGCATGGGAAATTCAAAAAAAATATTTTGAAGCAAGGTCTCATGAGAAAATAAAAGATATTATTTTTATTTGCGAACATCCGCATACTTACACTTTAGGAAAAGTTGCCGATAAAAAAAATCTTTTACTCGATGACAAAATGTTGAAAGAAAAAAATATCGACGTTTTTGAAATTGACCGAGGCGGGGATATTACTTATCATGGACCGGGACAAATAGTTGGATATCCGATAATTAATTTAGCCAATTGGAAAAAAGACACTCATTTATATTTAAGAGCATTGGAAGAAGTTTTGATGCTGACTTGCATTGATTATGGCTTGATTCCCTCTAGAATTGAAAAATACACCGGCGTTTGGATTGAAGATAGAAAAATTTGTGCTATTGGAATTAAGGTTAGCCGATGGATAACAATGCATGGATTTGCCTTTAATGTAAATACCGATTTAAGTAATTTTGACGGAATTATACCTTGCGGAATTTCCGATAAAGAAGTAACATCATTAAGCAGAGAAATTGTTAGGCAATTTGATATAAATGAAGTTAAACAAAAAATTCTAAAAAATTTTGAGCAGGTTTTTTCTTATACTCAAATTGAAAATATTTCGAATGAGGAATTAGAAAATTCAGTTAAAAATTGA
- a CDS encoding 2-oxo acid dehydrogenase subunit E2 — protein sequence MKVNIIMPKMGESINEGTIIKWYKQVGDKVKKDEIIYEISTDKVDTEIPSPSDGTLIEIKAFENETVPINEIVAVIETNGESEAIIENKSDNHSTDQVGSIIELPMPKMGESINEGTIIKWHKNVGDAVKIDEIIYEISTDKVDTEVPSPVDGVITEILFKVNDVVEVGNIVARISTKTGITKIADKETIREDVSIDNDNSQIERKSAQKTHTNSFISPVVMQIANKEGVTHSELNSISGTGINGRITKKDILDYIKTKGTVTTVSAPKIFTQKNISTKEEDEIVPMDNIRKKIMEHMISSRDTSVHVSEMMEIDMTKIHNFIDKNREKFQREENIKLTYLSFIADAAIRALNEFPLVNSSIEGENIILKNNINLGIAVALEPNGLVVPNIKNADEKNVRGLAKSISEISVKARNKGLTPDDIIGGTFTITNYGVFGALFGTPIINQPEVAILGVGAVVKKPVVIEVDGIDTIAIKPMMYLTLSHDHRLVDGMLGGMFLKYIKDTLENYDVSKV from the coding sequence ATGAAAGTAAATATTATTATGCCGAAAATGGGAGAAAGTATAAATGAAGGTACAATAATTAAATGGTATAAACAGGTTGGCGACAAAGTTAAAAAAGATGAAATAATTTATGAGATTAGTACCGATAAAGTTGATACCGAGATTCCTTCTCCTTCCGATGGAACATTGATTGAAATTAAAGCGTTTGAAAATGAAACTGTTCCGATTAATGAAATTGTTGCGGTTATTGAAACAAATGGCGAAAGTGAAGCAATTATCGAAAATAAAAGTGACAATCACTCTACTGATCAAGTCGGTTCAATTATAGAATTACCAATGCCAAAAATGGGTGAAAGCATTAATGAGGGTACAATAATTAAATGGCATAAAAATGTAGGCGATGCTGTAAAAATAGATGAAATAATTTATGAGATAAGTACAGATAAAGTTGATACTGAAGTGCCTTCTCCGGTTGACGGTGTAATTACAGAAATTCTATTTAAAGTAAATGATGTTGTGGAAGTTGGAAATATTGTTGCAAGAATTTCAACAAAGACCGGAATTACAAAAATTGCCGATAAGGAAACAATAAGAGAAGATGTATCAATTGATAATGATAATTCTCAGATAGAAAGAAAGTCCGCGCAGAAAACACATACCAATAGTTTTATATCTCCTGTGGTTATGCAAATTGCAAATAAAGAAGGCGTTACGCATAGCGAATTAAATTCAATTTCGGGAACGGGAATAAACGGACGTATAACAAAAAAAGATATCCTTGATTACATTAAAACAAAAGGCACTGTAACAACCGTTTCCGCGCCAAAAATTTTCACTCAAAAAAATATTTCAACTAAGGAAGAAGATGAAATTGTTCCTATGGATAATATCAGAAAAAAAATAATGGAACATATGATCAGCAGTCGGGATACTTCCGTTCACGTTTCGGAAATGATGGAAATTGATATGACGAAGATCCATAATTTTATTGATAAGAATAGAGAAAAATTTCAAAGGGAAGAAAATATAAAACTAACTTATTTATCATTTATCGCCGACGCGGCAATTAGAGCATTAAATGAATTTCCTCTGGTAAATTCTTCAATTGAAGGTGAAAACATTATTTTAAAAAATAATATAAATCTTGGAATTGCCGTTGCATTGGAACCAAACGGACTTGTTGTCCCAAATATAAAAAACGCGGATGAAAAAAATGTTAGAGGTTTGGCAAAATCAATTTCTGAAATTAGCGTGAAAGCAAGAAACAAAGGACTAACACCGGATGATATAATTGGAGGAACATTTACAATTACAAATTACGGAGTTTTCGGCGCGTTGTTTGGAACGCCGATTATTAATCAGCCGGAAGTCGCGATTCTTGGAGTCGGCGCAGTTGTTAAAAAACCGGTTGTTATTGAAGTAGATGGAATTGATACAATTGCGATTAAGCCGATGATGTATTTGACATTAAGCCATGATCACAGATTAGTTGATGGAATGTTAGGCGGAATGTTTTTGAAATATATTAAAGATACATTAGAAAATTATGATGTAAGTAAAGTTTAA
- a CDS encoding PorV/PorQ family protein, producing the protein MTINKKNLILLALVFCANLLFAQVDQDISRVGTTAASVLKIAPGARSLGMGSAYVGVSDDIYSVYFNPAGITRSKGNSQVAFNHSEWLADVNYDFAAGSINVDGLGTLFATFSSLQVPKDEVRTFEYPEGDGRTWDASSLVIGVGYARSLTDRFSVGFQVKFIQESIWNSSATGVAMDVGTYYVTPFNDLVIGASFNNFGTKMQLNGRDLQINVDPENLPESGPNNIPGEYSTEKNDLPLNFRVGLAMNVVDTRFFRLKAALDAVHPNDNKEYLNTGLEFSYNSMIFLRGGFKSLFLPNSEQGLTLGFGINYGITSDLEFTFNYAYADYGRLKNIQYFDIGLIF; encoded by the coding sequence ATGACAATAAATAAAAAAAATTTAATACTTCTGGCGTTAGTATTTTGCGCAAATTTATTATTTGCTCAAGTTGATCAAGATATTTCCAGGGTAGGTACAACCGCTGCTTCAGTACTTAAAATTGCGCCCGGAGCCCGTTCTCTTGGTATGGGAAGCGCTTATGTTGGCGTTAGCGACGACATTTATTCCGTTTATTTCAACCCCGCTGGAATCACCAGATCGAAGGGAAACAGCCAGGTTGCCTTCAATCATTCAGAATGGCTCGCTGATGTAAATTATGATTTTGCGGCAGGTTCTATAAATGTTGATGGACTTGGGACTTTATTTGCGACGTTTTCCTCACTTCAGGTTCCAAAAGATGAGGTTAGAACATTTGAATATCCTGAAGGCGATGGAAGAACTTGGGACGCAAGTTCGTTGGTTATAGGTGTAGGTTATGCGAGAAGTTTAACGGATAGGTTTTCAGTAGGTTTCCAAGTTAAATTTATTCAAGAATCAATATGGAATTCTTCCGCAACGGGAGTTGCTATGGATGTGGGAACTTATTATGTAACACCCTTCAATGATCTTGTAATCGGCGCCAGCTTCAACAATTTTGGGACAAAAATGCAGCTTAATGGAAGAGATCTGCAAATAAATGTTGATCCAGAAAATTTACCGGAATCAGGACCTAATAATATACCCGGAGAATATTCAACTGAAAAAAATGATCTTCCTTTGAATTTTAGAGTAGGCTTAGCAATGAATGTTGTAGATACAAGATTTTTCAGACTTAAAGCCGCTCTCGACGCTGTTCATCCAAACGACAATAAAGAATATTTAAATACCGGACTTGAATTTTCTTATAACAGCATGATCTTTTTAAGGGGAGGATTTAAGTCATTGTTCTTACCAAACAGCGAGCAGGGTTTAACACTTGGGTTTGGAATAAATTACGGTATTACCTCGGACTTGGAATTTACATTTAATTATGCTTATGCAGATTACGGAAGATTAAAAAATATTCAATATTTTGATATAGGTTTGATTTTCTAA